The proteins below are encoded in one region of Ricinus communis isolate WT05 ecotype wild-type chromosome 6, ASM1957865v1, whole genome shotgun sequence:
- the LOC8259305 gene encoding DNA topoisomerase 2, with protein sequence MAETAQTVPLMTSNNANKKTIEETYQKKSQLEHILLRPDTYIGSIEKHTQTLWVYEDEKMVNRNVTYVPGLYKIFDEILVNAADNKQRDPTMDALKVVIDVENNMISVYNNGDGVPVEIHKEEGVYVPELIFGHLLTSSNYDDTVKKTTGGRNGYGAKLTNIFSTEFVIETADGKRQKKYKQVFSNNMGKKSAPSITKCKEGENWTKVSFKPDLAKFNMDMLEDDVVALMKKRVIDIAGCLGKSVKVELNGKRVPIKSFQDYVKLYLDSVAEPASDSHKSFYQKVGERWEICVSTTEGQFQQVSFVNSIATIKGGTHVDYVTSQISNYLVGVVNKKNKNANIKAHHVKNYLWVFVNALIDNPAFDSQTKETLTLRQSNFGSKCELPEDFLKKVAKSDILENLLSWAKFKNDKELKKTDGTKRGRVNIPKLEDANEAGTKNSHKCTLILTEGDSAKTLAISGLGALPQDVRDLYGVFPLRGKLLNVREATPKQLNENKEIESIKKILGLQQNKQYDSVKPLRYGHLMIMTDQDYDGSHIKGLLINFIYYFWPSLLKIPSFLVEFITPIVKATHRSGKILSFYTMPEYYSWKESLMGNANGWTIKYYKGLGTNDKKEGMQYFRDIDKHQKDFVWMNEEDGTAIELAFSKKKVDERKNWLRHFQPGTHLEQKNKLIKYSDFINKELILFSVADLQRSIPSMVDGLKPAQRKILFSCFKRNLVKDLKVVQLQGYVSEQSAYHHGEQSLQSTIVGMAQNFVGSNNINLLAPKGQFGTRCSGGKDHASPRYIYTCLSPITRFLFPKDDDCLLDYLQEDGLSIEPTWYAPIIPLVLVNGCEGIGTGWSTFIPNYNPRDIVANLRRFLNGEKMEPMHPWYKGFKGTIEKSASKEGGGSYAVNGIIEEVNETTVRITELPIRRWTDEYKDFLNSVIENVRDEKGNLPKDAFIKDFRKYGDDVSVCFEVLLSEEKMKQVKDEGLLKKFKLATTISTSNMHLFDPKGVIKKYDSPEEILEEFVHLRFELYEKRKNFKLASLEMEALILENKVRFILGVVTGEIIVNNRKRAELLLELRQKGFTPFPKNKPVEAVVAGAADDTEESESTEDVEENSKTGVQATDYEYLLSMSIGTLTLEKVQKLCADKDKISEEVENLRRTAPKDLWLKDLEAFESQLDKLDAEDALERQKSVKDTNGQGGFKVSRQPPKNPRKNNKTVKNTEAAAEIMGQTSNSAMETESVSEEVKPKGRAASKKAPAKKQEKPTPISDDEDDEVEALKDRLKAYRLDSSPEQSTTMETDMPQVPARKETSKRAAAQKKPVATISELSESEDEVDLDDESDVEVVPVPEAKKKGGRKPAANSRAAKPPAGTKKRGPTKKESQGLGQKLLTEMLKPAENPGISPEKKVRKMRASPFNKKSGSVLGRVAKGSEATGSEEMSGSTSTSSNMEEITEVPARARPQRANRKQTKYVISDSDSEEAVEISDSDSESNQDNDDDDDFDEDED encoded by the exons atggcAGAGACAGCTCAAACGGTCCCGTTAATGACCAGCAACAACGCGAACAAGAAAACAATAGAAGAGACCTACCAGAAGAAGAGCCAACTGGAGCACATCCTGCTCCGACCCGACACATACATAGGCTCGATCGAGAAACACACGCAAACATTGTGGGTCTACGAGGATGAGAAAATGGTGAACCGCAACGTCACCTACGTGCCAGGTCTGTACAAAATTTTCGACGAAATACTGGTGAATGCGGCCGATAACAAGCAGAGGGATCCGACAATGGACGCTTTGAAAGTGGTGATAGATGTGGAGAATAATATGATAAGTGTGTATAACAATGGAGACGGCGTGCCAGTGGAGATACATAAGGAAGAAGGGGTTTATGTGCCGGAGCTGATATTTGGGCATTTGTTGACGAGTAGTAATTATGATGATACTGTTAAGAAAACTACCGGTGGTAGAAATGGGTACGGTGCTAAACttactaatattttttcaactGAGTTTGTCATTGAAACTGCTGATGGGAAAAGGCAGAAGAAGTATAAGCag GTATTCTCGAACAACATGGGGAAGAAGTCTGCTCCAAGCATAACCAAGTGCAAGGAGGGTGAGAATTGGACAAAGGTTTCTTTTAAGCCTGATTTAGCAAAATTTAACATGGATATGCTTGAAGACGATGTGGTTGCACTGATGAAAAAGCGTGTGATTGACATTGCTGGCTGTCTTGGAAAGTCTGTGAAGGTTGAGCTTAATGGGAAGCGGGTTcctattaaatcatttcaggATTATGTTAAATTGTACCTTGATTCTGTCGCAGAACCTGCCTCAGATAGTCAtaaaag CTTCTACCAAAAGGTAGGTGAGAGGTGGGAGATATGCGTGAGTACTACTGAGGGACAGTTCCAACAG GTCAGCTTTGTGAACTCGATTGCAACAATCAAGGGTGGAACTCATGTTGATTATGTAACTAGTCAGATCAGTAACTATCTGGTCGGAGTTgttaataaaaagaacaagaatgCCAACATCAAAGCACACCATGTGAAGAACTATCTATGGGTTTTTGTCAATGCTCTCATTGATAACCCTGCTTTTGATTCTCAAACCAAGGAAACTCTGACTCTTCGCCAGAGCAATTTTGGCTCTAAATGTGAACTTCCTGAAGACTTTCTGAAGAAAG TAGCAAAGTCTGATATCTTGGAAAATCTACTCTCATGGGCAAAGTTCAAGAATGATAAAGAGCTTAAGAAAACCGATGGAACAAAGAGAGGGAGGGTTAATATCCCAAAGCTTGAGGATGCTAATGAGGCTGGAACGAAAAACTCTCATAAATGTACTTTGATTTTGACAGAAGGAGATTCAGCAAAGACTCTTGCA ATATCTGGTCTGGGTGCACTGCCTCAAGATGTTCGGGACCTTTATGGAGTGTTCCCGCTGAGAGGTAAATTACTTAATGTACGGGAAGCTACTCCTAAACAACTGAATGAGAATAAGGAAATTGAGAGTATCAAGAAGATCCTTGGCTTACAGCAAAATAAGCAGTACGATAGTGTCAAGCCCTTGAGATATGGTCATCTTATGATAATGACCGATCAG GATTATGATGGCTCCCACATTAAGGGCTTGCtgatcaattttatttattatttctggCCATCTTTGCTGAAAATTCCATCGTTCTTGGTTGAGTTTATAACTCCTATTGTGAAG GCAACTCATCGCAGTGGAAAAATCTTATCCTTTTATACTATGCCTGAGTACTATTCATGGAAGGAAAGTTTGATGGGGAATGCCAATGGTTGGACAATCAAGTACTATaag GGATTAGGAACAAATGATAAAAAGGAAGGCATGCAGTACTTTAGAGATATTGACAAGCATCAGAAAGATTTTGTTTGGATGAATGAAGAAGATGGGACTGCCATAGAGCTCGCGTTCAGTAAGAAGAAGGTTGATGAAAGGAAAAACTGGCTTCGGCATTTTCAG CCTGGCACTCACCTCGAGCAGAAAAACAAGCTCATAAAATACAGTGATTTCATCAACAAGGagcttattttgttttctgtgGCGGATCTTCAAAGATCTATTCCTTCCATGGTTGATGGCCTAAAGCCAGCTCAAAGGAAGATACTTTTCAGTTGTTTCAAGAGGAACTTGGTCAAAGACCTTAAAGTTGTCCAATTGCAAGGTTATGTATCCGAGCAGTCCGCTTACCACCATGGTGAGCAGAGTCTTCAATCTACAATTGTTGGCATGGCACAGAATTTTGTTGGCAGCAATAATATCAATCTTCTGGCACCAAAAGGGCAATTTGGCACCCGTTGCTCG GGAGGGAAAGATCACGCAAGTCCAAGGTACATTTATACCTGTCTTTCTCCTATTACAAGGTTCCTGTTCCCCAAGGATGATGACTGCCTTCTCGACTATTTACAAGAAGATGGCCTTTCAATTGAACCCACTTG GTATGCCCCAATTATTCCATTGGTTCTTGTGAATGGTTGTGAAGGAATTGGCACTGGGTGGAGCACTTTTATCCCCAATTACAATCCAAGAGATATTGTTGCAAACTTGAGACGCTTCTTGAATGGTGAAAAAATGGAACCTATGCATCCTTGGTACAAAGGTTTTAAAGGAACGATTGAAAAAAGTGCATCGAAGGAAGGTGGGGGTAGCTATGCTGTCAATGGAATCATTGAGGAAGTGAATGAGACAACTGTTAGGATCACAGAATTGCCAATTCGTAGGTGGACTGATGAATACAAGGACTTTTTGAATTCTGTTATAGAAAATGTTAGAGATGAGAAGGGAAACTTGCCCAAGGATGCTTTTATCAAG GACTTCAGGAAGTATGGAGATGATGTATCTGTATGTTTTGAAGTCCTCTTGTCAGAGGAGAAAATGAAGCAAGTTAAGGATGAAGGTTTGCTGAAGAAATTTAAACTGGCTACCACAATTAGCACAAGTAACATGCACCTCTTTGATCCAAAAGGCGTGATTAAGAAATATGACAGCCCTGAAGAAA TTCTTGAAGAATTTGTTCACTTAAGGTTTGAATTGTACGAGAAAAGAAAG AACTTTAAACTTGCGAGTCTTGAAATGGAGGCACTGATATTGGAAAACAAGGTAAGGTTTATCCTTGGGGTCGTTACGGGGGAGATAATAGTGAACAACAGGAAGAGAGCTGAGCTGCTCTTGGAGCTACGACAGAAAGGGTTCACTCCTTTCCCTAAGAATAAACCTGTTGAAGCTGTGGTTGCTGGGGCAGCTGATGATACAGAAGAATCAGAGAGCACAGAGGACGTGGAAGAGAACTCCAAGACTGGAGTACAGGCTACTGATTATGAGTATTTACTGTCTATGTCTATTGGAACCTTGACCCTTGAGAAGGTTCAGAAGTTGTGTGCCGACAAGGACAAAATCAGTGAGGAAGTTGAAAATTTAAGGAGGACAGCTCCAAAGGATTTATGGTTGAAAGACCTTGAAGCTTTTGAGTCGCAACTTGAT AAATTGGACGCTGAAGATGCACTGGAGAGACAGAAGTCGGTAAAAGACACAAATGGTCAAGGGGGTTTTAAGGTTTCTCGACAACCACCAAAAAATCCTAGGAAGAACAATAAGACGGTCAAAAATACAGAAGCAGCTGCAGAAATCATGGGACAAACATCCAATTCTGCAATGGAAACAG AAAGTGTGTCTGAGGAAGTGAAACCGAAGGGAAGGGCAGCTTCAAAGAAAGCTCCTGCTAAGAAG CAAGAAAAACCCACTCCCATTTCGGACGATGAAGATGACGAAGTTGAAGCACTGAAAGATAGGCTGAAAGCTTATAGACTTGATTCTTCGCCTGAACAGTCCACCA CCATGGAAACTGATATGCCCCAAGTACCTGCTAGGAAAGAAACTAGCAAAAGGGCTGCTGCCCAGAAGAAGCCTGTGGCAACTATTTCAGAGTTATCTGAGAGTGAGGATGAAGTAGACCTTGACGATGAGTCTGATGTAGAAGTGGTACCTGTTCCAgaagcaaaaaagaaaggaggcaGAAAGCCAGCTGCGAATTCCAGGGCAGCCAAACCTCCTGCGGGCACAAAGAAAAGAGGACCAACAAAGAAGGAGTCTCAAGGATTAGGTCAGAAGCTTCTAACTGAAATGCTGAAGCCGGCAGAAAATCCAGGAATATCACCAGAGAAGAAAGTCAGGAAAATGAGGGCGTCCCCATTCAACAAGAAGAGTGGTTCTGTACTAGGCAGAGTTGCCAAGGGAAGTGAGGCCACTGGAAGTGAAGAGATGTCTGGTTCTACTTCTACATCCAGTAACATGGAAGAAATTACCGAGGTGCCAGCAAGAGCTAGACCGCAGAGGGCAAACCGCAAACAGACCAAGTATGTGATAAGTGACTCAGACAGTGAAGAAGCTGTTGAAATTTCCGATTCCGACTCTGAGAGCAATCAGGacaatgatgatgatgacgacTTTGACGAAGATGAAGACTAA